The DNA segment GAAGTTTTCCTGGTGAAGCAGAAAAGCACTGGCAAGCTCTTTGCTCTGAAATGCATCAAGAAGTCTCCCCtcaccagggacagcagcttgGAGAACGAAATAGCAGTGCTGAAAAAGTGAGTGGTGCTGTGGGGTAAAGTAGAACAAATGTCCTTTCCcaagatcacagaatatttagggttggaagggacctccggagatcatcttgtccaacccctaaaaaaagaaatgtggcTCTACAGGAAGAATAATATGAGGaaattagtatttatttttaaagaatatataaGTATCACTGTGAATTAGGAAATTAGTAAAGTTTCTTCTCTCATTCCTCGGCTGGGTTTGTAACCTCAACACAGCCACActgccccagagctggggaaggaaatcatggaatggtttgggatgggaagagaccttaaagctcagaATCTCTGTCTCCTGGTAAGCTAAAAGTAACACTTGAAgagcttcccatgggcagggacaacttccattagagcaggttgctccaagctctgtccagcctggctttggacacttccagggatggggcataatagaaataaatgaagcagagcagcagacaggAATAAGGGAACCAGAGCAGATGTTTTTGCAGTCCAAGGAAATCTCCTGAtgtttgtgtttaaaaacaaagggTCTGGTCCCCAGCTGTTGGTGCCTGGTACTCATAAAAGAATTGGTAGGGGCATCAATGGTCCTCTGCCACTCAGGGGAAGGGAGATCAGCCACAAAACACCCCAGTGGACTTTCACTGGTGATTAAAGCAGGATGACTGTTGGGTTTTCCACTTCAAAAGCCACTTCTGTCCTCGCCAGGTTCATTTCTGACCCACCTTTATCTTTGCAGGATAAAGCACGAAAACATCGTGACTTTAGAAGATATTTATGAGAGCACAACCCACTTCTACCTGGTCATGCAGCTGTAAGTATGAGCAGAGCCACTTCTTTGTGGGCCACAGAGGAATCACAAAGACTGGCAGGACCAGGGTGATGCCTCATATTTCCCACTGGAGCCCCTCACAGGGACCATTCAAACCCCCCTCACTGTGAGGGCTGCGCGGTTGGAACCAACCTGGACACTTCTCCTGCTGCCTTGGCCCACCCCTTGTTTTAGCAGCAAGTTTTCTAAACCATGATTTGGAGCTATTTATGCAAATTAATTCATCACAGTTTAGCAGGGCAGAGACAGAAGTATTTCTAATTAAAGCTGTGCAGGGTTTCTAGAAATGAATATGGGCACCGTGTCAGCGGCAGAGAAAGTGCTGTGAGCACCCAAATCTGAGCAAATTTAGCTAAAGGAAGCAAAAAACTATATCCATTCTGTGGTGGAGCCTGCAGTAGGGCTGGATAGCTGTGGCTCAGTCCTACCAGGACTTGCCTCATAACTTTACCCAAATTCCCCTGGTTTACCAGAAGTCCTTACAGGAGCATCCATCAGCTCAGCCTCACAAAAACTGCTGCCCAAGGAATGGTTCTGCTGTAGGTGGAGCTGTGAAAGGACCAGAAAGTCAGCTTGCCTAACACAAAAGCATGATtcattttgcttaatttttttttttcccagtggttTTCTTCCTGAATTGCCTTTTCCCACAGGGTGTCTGGGGGAGAGCTCTTCGATCGGATTTTGGAGCGAGGTGTTTACACGGAGAAAGATGCAAGTCTGGTGATCCACCAGGTGCTGACAGCAGTGAAATACCTGCATGAGAATGGGATAGTTCACCGGGACCTGAAGGTGAGACCTGGccctcagcagcacctcagggagctgccctggctgccaacttcacctgctctgccccagggcTTCCTGCTCTCCCTTTGCCATTTTTCTGCCACAGATTTCAACCTCTGACCGCTCTTTCACAGCCTGAAAACCTTCTTTACCTGACTCCTGAAGAGAACTCCAAAATCATGATCACGGATTTCGGCTTGTCTAAAATGGAGCAGAACGGCATCATGTCCACGGCCTGTGGCACTCCAGGATATGTGGGTAAGCCAAGGATCAGGGATGGGCTTGTGCTGGTGGATTGCCTGGAAAAAAGGCCGTGCATTGCctagaaaaaaaggggaaaaaaataaatacataattatGTTAATAACAACACGCTGCTCGCAAATGCACTGCATGGACCACGTACAGGCTGGATTAAAAGCGAGTGTGGAGACTGAAAAATCTCAGCATgcttaaaaatgcaaagaaaaggaTAATTTTAGGAGCTCTGTATTTATTGAATTGTCATAAAAACAATTGAAATGCAATGGGGTTGTGTTAAATGCCCACCAGACTGCACTGCCTGGACCCACAGCTCCCTGGTCAAACCTCAGGGTACAGGCAGAGGTCCTGGTTCTTTCTATCTAATGGCATAAAATAGATACAGATAGCACAGACCAATTTAGCTGGTAAATGCTGCTGTTAGCAGCTGATCTCTGCACTGGCACCTCAGAGGCCAAGTGTACCAGgagctcctgcttttcccagtaTTGGAGAGCTCATTATTGCTCAGAATTCCCACGTGGTTTTGCTGTTCCGCAGCCCCCGAGGTCCTCGCCCAGAAGCCCTACAGCAAAGCCGTGGACTGCTGGTCCATTGGAGTCATCACTTACATCCTGTGAGTAGCAGCAAGCAGCATCCCACTTGTTTTTCCATGAGTTTTTCCCAGCTCCTCGCTGCTCACCCGCCCCGGTGGAGCAGCAGCGGGAGCGGGGGCGAGGCCGGACCTGCCGCTCCCGTGGGGAGCACAGGTTCAGCAGGCACAGAAATGAAAGGCATGTGGGTAATCAAGTACGGGAGAGGAGATGAAAAGAATCACATTTTCCCCATTATGTGCCTCATCCTATGCTTTGTTTTTTTACCCGTTGCCTACAAATACCATTCAATCTTCCCTGGTACTTTTTGTTTCCTCCCACACCACTCAGCTCTGTACCAGCTGTGGCTTTGTCCTCTCGCTGCTTCAGTGAAGTTTTTAACTCtttcctgcagctttgctgATCCACTCAGCAGTGAGGGACAGGTGGATGGGCAGAGAAACCTCCTCTGTCACTCCTCATTCTTGTTGCTGGAGGAGCCTGTGTTGATGGGGGTGGTGGCACTAAAGGACCTCTGGCTTTCTGCTCTGTTCCAGGCTCTGTGGGTATCCCCCTTTCTATGAAGAGACTGAATCCAAACTGTTTGAAAAGATTAAGGAAGGCTACTACGAGTTTGAGTCTCCGTTTTGGGACGATATCTCCGAGTCAGGTAAAGCTCTGGTGCTGGGGAACTCCTTGTTCCCCCCCAGCAACTTCAATCCCAAACCCTGTAACCGTGAGCCTGCACCCCCAAAACACCCAGTGCTTGACTTGGGAAGGATGGGGAAGGATGAAGCCATGAACTGAGTCACCCTGATTTTCACAAGTGGATTAGTGAGCTCCAAGTGAGCTTAGATTtcccttggaagtgttcaaggccaggagaaatccttccctgtgagggtggacaggccctggcacgggttgcccagagaagctgtggctgccccatccctgggagtgcccaaggccaggttggacagggcttggagcaacctgggctagaggaaggtgtccctgcttgtGGCAGGGGAATGgaattatgttttctttaaggtcctttccaacccaaaccattctatgattctgtaagaAGGGGAATTCAAGGGggttttcccctttattttctatatttttttttccttttttttccccttgttttccttcccatCAACTGTCAGCCACCACCAGGTCCTTCCACCAGACCAACCTGCTCATGGAACTCACCTTGACACAGCTCACAACATCCAGCATCTTCACAGCATATTTTAAACATCAATCTTTTACACATACAAACAAAACTAGCAGGGGGTTTGTTAGGATTTAATAACAAACACTGCAATCCttcctgctaaaaaaaaaataaaaagacaggaaaaagaaatgggaCTGTTGTAAGTGCTTTTTAGGGCAACTCCTAAATCCACTCAGTTTACTCTTTAATGGCTTTTAGAGTTATTTTTTCTGGCTGAATAGTTCAACTCAGTTCACATAATCTGAGTGTTTGGTACATCTCcagttaatattttttcatctgGAGCCCTTCACTACAAACATGTCCCTTTAATGGAGTTATCAGAGAATtgttaaagttggaaaagacctccaagatcatcaagtccaaccttcgACCGAATCCCTCCATGCCCACTAAACCACATTGCAAAGGGCCACATCTACTcattttctgaacacttccagggatggggactccaccacttccctgcacagcctcttccaatgcttgtccactctttcagtgaaggatttttttccttctatccaacctgaacctcccctggtgcaagGAAcaccttctcctcagggctgacCTCTGTGACGTTCATCCACCGTATTTCCCATGCCCCATCAGGATTGTGCCttggaagaaggagaaaataaccttttccctctgcttttcccccccccccccgaacaGCCAAGGATTTCATCAGACATTTGCTGGAGAAGAACCCAGCTGTGAGGTTTACCTGTGAAGAAGCCCTGAGGCACCCGTGGTGAGTGGACAATTCCCCAGCCCCGTGTCCCTCTCCACGTGCTCCATGGAAGCTGAGGACAGGGGGGGTCTCCCCACCCCATTATTAACGTCACCATCTGCCTCCACGTGGCCCTGGGTGttcctttttgtgtgtgtgtgtgcaaagaAAGGGAATTATGAATAATTAAAGATGCCATTTGTGCATAACTGCCTCCGTAAACAGCGGCAAAGCCGAAATCCCACcctgagctcccccaggctTTGAAGTGTGTGTCTGCACTGCATTCctgttgctgcttttcctttgggTTTAATTACTGCTGATTGAACGTAGAAAGCAGTGAGTTGCTTCCAGAGTGTGGAATGCCTTACAAATGCCATCTGCCTACGAGCCcgttttcttctcttcccatcTGCAGGATTAATGGAAAT comes from the Pseudopipra pipra isolate bDixPip1 chromosome 25, bDixPip1.hap1, whole genome shotgun sequence genome and includes:
- the CAMK1G gene encoding calcium/calmodulin-dependent protein kinase type 1G, which translates into the protein MGRKEEEDSSSWKKQTSNIRKTFIFMEALGSGAFSEVFLVKQKSTGKLFALKCIKKSPLTRDSSLENEIAVLKKIKHENIVTLEDIYESTTHFYLVMQLVSGGELFDRILERGVYTEKDASLVIHQVLTAVKYLHENGIVHRDLKPENLLYLTPEENSKIMITDFGLSKMEQNGIMSTACGTPGYVAPEVLAQKPYSKAVDCWSIGVITYILLCGYPPFYEETESKLFEKIKEGYYEFESPFWDDISESAKDFIRHLLEKNPAVRFTCEEALRHPWINGNTALHRDIYPSVSAQIQKNFAKSKWRQAFNAAAVVHHMKKLHMSGHAAAESPAPATPGPGASAPSTPLVATPPAAPSEDKDTPLPEVPTQGCANPQLEQDTGMGEEELGSHPENGAVPAGSSLVLPDNNHSPPGRTSCGCSPACVGHEKTKTSFCSEPVLLKKPSKSHHFKTEVLVPMKTSKHSSHCGTGQTGVCLIM